From Amycolatopsis sp. YIM 10, the proteins below share one genomic window:
- a CDS encoding FAD-binding oxidoreductase — MSTDVVVIGAGVIGSSIALELARAGHRVIVLDRAPGAGQGSTSASSAIVRFNFSTTAGVATAWEAHFGWLDWAGHLGHDVGDLADFRKSGLVMLDVEAAPRASWLPLFDEIGVPYEEWDSATLAERVPGIDVGRYWPPKRLDDEEFWEDAKHSLGGVYTPDAGYVSDPSLAAVNLASASSACGAEFRFRSTVTAVEKAGGRVTSVRLSDGTRIPCAVVVNAAGPWSGAVNRLAGVGSDFTVGVRPMRQEVAHVPVPAGYGGPMVADMDLGTYFRGEAGGDLLVGGTEPECDPMQWTDDPDAVDIHPTAAVFEAQVTRAARRLPDLAVPNRARGVVGVYDVADDWTPIYDRTELDGFYLAIGTSGNQFKNAPVVGQLMTELINQVENGADHDVSPVRFRAPRTGLEIDLGAFSRKRNRNTANSGTVMG; from the coding sequence ATGAGTACTGACGTGGTCGTGATCGGGGCAGGGGTGATCGGTTCGTCGATCGCCCTCGAGCTCGCACGTGCGGGGCACCGGGTGATCGTGCTCGATCGCGCCCCTGGGGCTGGACAGGGGTCGACCTCGGCGTCGAGTGCGATCGTCCGGTTCAACTTCTCCACCACCGCCGGGGTGGCGACGGCGTGGGAGGCGCATTTCGGCTGGCTCGACTGGGCCGGCCACCTCGGGCACGATGTCGGTGACCTCGCGGATTTCCGCAAGAGCGGGCTGGTCATGCTGGACGTCGAGGCGGCTCCGCGTGCGTCATGGCTTCCGTTGTTCGACGAGATCGGTGTTCCCTACGAGGAATGGGACAGTGCGACCTTGGCCGAGCGCGTTCCCGGTATCGACGTCGGCCGCTATTGGCCGCCGAAGCGGCTCGACGACGAGGAATTCTGGGAGGACGCGAAACACTCGCTCGGTGGCGTGTACACGCCGGATGCCGGTTACGTCTCGGACCCGAGCCTCGCCGCGGTGAACCTCGCTTCCGCGTCCTCGGCGTGCGGGGCGGAGTTCCGCTTCCGCAGCACGGTGACAGCTGTGGAGAAGGCCGGCGGGCGCGTGACGTCGGTGCGTCTGTCGGACGGCACCCGGATTCCCTGTGCCGTCGTGGTCAACGCGGCCGGTCCGTGGTCGGGCGCGGTGAATCGGCTGGCCGGCGTGGGTTCCGACTTCACCGTCGGTGTGCGCCCGATGAGGCAGGAAGTAGCGCATGTGCCCGTCCCGGCGGGCTATGGCGGGCCCATGGTGGCGGACATGGATCTGGGCACCTATTTCCGCGGCGAAGCAGGCGGGGACCTGCTCGTCGGCGGAACGGAACCGGAGTGCGACCCGATGCAGTGGACCGACGACCCGGACGCCGTCGACATCCACCCGACGGCCGCGGTCTTCGAGGCTCAGGTGACGCGGGCCGCGCGGCGGTTGCCCGACCTGGCGGTGCCCAACCGGGCGCGCGGCGTGGTGGGCGTTTACGACGTCGCCGACGATTGGACTCCGATCTACGACCGCACCGAACTCGATGGCTTCTACCTCGCGATCGGAACGAGCGGCAACCAGTTCAAGAACGCGCCGGTCGTGGGGCAGTTGATGACGGAGCTGATCAACCAGGTGGAGAACGGCGCCGACCACGACGTGTCGCCCGTCCGGTTCCGGGCCCCGCGCACCGGCCTGGAGATCGACCTGGGTGCGTTCTCTCGTAAGCGCAACCGAAACACCGCGAACTCGGGCACGGTGATGGGCTGA
- a CDS encoding helix-turn-helix transcriptional regulator: MVHLDSLLAERGMTLTELAARVDVTIANMSIEEWSRQGDPVHDRADAVKTRLSAILTPITAFRSPIPWRSGLRLKLLEVA; the protein is encoded by the coding sequence GTGGTCCACCTGGACAGCCTGCTCGCCGAGCGCGGGATGACGCTCACCGAATTGGCGGCCCGTGTCGACGTGACAATCGCCAACATGTCTATTGAAGAATGGTCACGCCAAGGCGATCCGGTTCACGACCGAGCTGATGCCGTCAAGACCCGCCTTTCGGCGATCCTGACCCCGATAACCGCATTCAGGTCGCCGATTCCCTGGCGATCGGGGTTGCGTCTCAAGCTGCTTGAGGTCGCATAG
- a CDS encoding MerR family transcriptional regulator, with product MPHDCLYPIGDVARRTGLAVSAIRYYSDEGIVAPTGTTAAGHRLYDLHAIARFELIRTLRDLGTGLDEVRRLLGGETTLRTLLAEHLELVERQENELRARRAVLRALAGQDDPAARMVLMRELVSMSDEERERLIDDFWADVSTVVPDDFAARLAAMRPHLPEDPTATQLHAWIELAELVRDNDFRAAVRSYLHETFAVGPAAQMTATPVQEFIHSTSEPLMRQIFAAFRSGLPADSTHARELAARLAHDAAAAVGSPMTVELRERLAAGFLVAGELEQEALDDPEYDHAHSRYLALVAVINGTTHPDQDVDFAELSAWLSVALRTDQPGAEAADTRPVR from the coding sequence ATGCCCCATGACTGCTTGTACCCCATCGGAGATGTGGCCCGCCGGACCGGACTGGCGGTCAGCGCCATCCGCTACTACTCCGACGAAGGCATCGTCGCGCCAACGGGAACGACCGCCGCCGGGCACCGGCTGTACGACCTGCACGCCATCGCCCGGTTCGAACTCATCCGCACCCTCCGCGACCTCGGCACCGGCCTGGACGAGGTCCGGCGGCTGCTCGGCGGTGAGACCACCCTGCGCACCCTGCTCGCCGAACACCTGGAGCTGGTCGAGCGGCAGGAGAACGAACTGCGGGCCAGGCGTGCGGTGCTCCGGGCGCTGGCCGGACAGGACGATCCGGCCGCGCGGATGGTGCTGATGCGCGAACTCGTCTCGATGTCCGACGAGGAACGCGAACGGCTGATCGACGACTTCTGGGCCGACGTCAGCACCGTCGTCCCCGATGACTTCGCCGCGCGGCTGGCCGCGATGCGACCGCACCTGCCCGAGGATCCGACCGCCACGCAGCTCCACGCGTGGATCGAACTCGCGGAACTGGTGCGGGACAACGACTTCCGCGCCGCTGTCCGCTCGTACCTGCACGAGACCTTCGCCGTCGGACCGGCAGCGCAGATGACCGCCACGCCGGTGCAGGAGTTCATCCACTCGACCAGCGAGCCGCTGATGAGGCAGATCTTCGCGGCGTTCCGCAGTGGCCTGCCCGCGGACTCCACGCACGCGCGGGAGCTGGCTGCCCGCCTCGCCCACGATGCCGCCGCCGCGGTCGGCTCCCCGATGACCGTGGAACTCCGCGAACGCCTGGCCGCGGGTTTCCTCGTGGCCGGCGAACTCGAGCAGGAGGCACTCGACGATCCGGAATACGACCACGCGCACAGCCGTTATCTCGCGCTCGTGGCCGTGATCAACGGAACCACCCATCCCGACCAGGACGTCGACTTCGCCGAACTGAGCGCCTGGCTGTCGGTCGCGCTGCGCACCGATCAGCCCGGGGCGGAAGCGGCGGACACCAGGCCGGTTCGGTAG
- a CDS encoding ketopantoate reductase family protein → MKILMFGRGVIATIYGWALHQAGHDVEFYVRPGRAAVYGDAVDLDLFDVRRRVWGQRVVEKWPVRYREALEPDHDFDLIVLSVPHHRLTEAAAFLAPRVGQATVLVFGNLWTEPTAAIGALPLDRIAWGFPQAGGGFDADGVLCGALLPSVVFGTLGRPPTDRELAVRQAFREAGLRIKERPDFRGWMWVHFASDAGMFSQGLRLGSLSELAGSTRDFREALLAGRELLPLLQARGVDLRRHRGGLLPFRAPTWLTAPTLAWLTAHVTPIRVNFATHSDPDAEEPREICRDTLAEARRLGISVPRLEAAEPHFAREGTGRV, encoded by the coding sequence GTGAAGATCCTGATGTTCGGGCGAGGCGTGATCGCCACCATCTACGGCTGGGCACTGCACCAGGCGGGCCACGACGTCGAGTTCTACGTCCGGCCGGGTCGCGCGGCGGTGTACGGGGACGCGGTGGACCTCGACCTGTTCGACGTGCGGCGGCGGGTGTGGGGGCAGCGCGTCGTCGAGAAGTGGCCGGTGCGCTACCGCGAAGCACTGGAGCCGGACCACGACTTCGACCTGATCGTGCTCAGCGTGCCGCACCACCGCCTCACCGAGGCGGCGGCCTTCCTGGCCCCGCGCGTCGGCCAGGCCACGGTGCTGGTCTTCGGCAACCTCTGGACCGAGCCGACAGCCGCGATCGGCGCACTCCCCCTCGACCGGATCGCCTGGGGCTTCCCCCAGGCCGGTGGCGGCTTCGACGCGGACGGCGTGCTCTGCGGAGCGCTGCTGCCCTCGGTGGTCTTCGGCACCCTCGGCCGGCCCCCGACCGACCGGGAACTCGCCGTGCGCCAGGCGTTTCGCGAAGCCGGGCTCCGAATCAAGGAGCGGCCCGACTTCCGCGGCTGGATGTGGGTCCACTTCGCCTCGGATGCCGGCATGTTCTCGCAGGGCCTGCGGCTGGGTTCCCTGTCCGAACTGGCCGGGTCGACGCGCGACTTCCGCGAGGCGCTGCTGGCCGGTCGCGAACTGCTGCCGCTTCTCCAGGCGCGCGGCGTCGACCTGCGACGGCACCGAGGCGGCCTGCTGCCGTTCCGGGCGCCCACCTGGCTGACGGCGCCCACGCTCGCCTGGCTGACCGCTCACGTCACGCCGATACGCGTGAACTTCGCGACGCACTCCGACCCCGACGCCGAAGAACCGCGCGAGATCTGCCGGGACACCCTGGCCGAAGCACGACGGCTGGGCATCTCCGTACCGCGACTGGAAGCGGCGGAACCGCACTTCGCCCGTGAGGGGACGGGCCGAGTCTGA
- a CDS encoding TetR/AcrR family transcriptional regulator gives MTADKPLRADARRKREALLATAREVFDAGDFFDLRFDDFARLAGVGTGTLYRHFPTREALAEAVYHGEVATLCDRARQLQATLPAAEALATFLRGMVDHIAAHEGLARTLATLMADRSGALAEGGRVLEEAVGDLVAAAVRDGAVRDDVDAGAVMMALHGIGAAHDRPNWRAEADDVITLVLDGLRPPQ, from the coding sequence ATGACCGCCGACAAGCCATTGCGGGCCGACGCCCGGCGCAAGCGCGAGGCACTGCTCGCCACCGCCAGGGAAGTCTTCGACGCCGGCGACTTCTTCGACCTGCGCTTCGATGACTTCGCCCGCCTGGCCGGGGTGGGCACCGGAACGCTGTACCGCCACTTCCCCACGCGGGAGGCCTTGGCCGAGGCGGTCTACCACGGGGAGGTCGCCACGCTGTGCGACCGCGCCCGCCAGTTGCAGGCCACGTTGCCCGCGGCGGAGGCTTTGGCGACCTTCCTGCGCGGCATGGTCGACCACATAGCTGCCCACGAGGGCCTGGCCCGGACACTGGCCACGCTCATGGCCGACCGCTCAGGCGCCCTCGCCGAGGGCGGCCGGGTGCTGGAGGAGGCGGTCGGTGACCTCGTGGCCGCCGCCGTGCGGGACGGCGCCGTGCGCGACGACGTGGATGCCGGTGCCGTGATGATGGCCCTGCACGGCATCGGCGCGGCCCACGACCGCCCGAATTGGCGGGCCGAGGCCGACGACGTCATCACCCTCGTACTGGACGGGCTGCGTCCCCCGCAGTGA
- a CDS encoding DUF6403 family protein, with the protein MSPSWPIWLAGIVVLVAAGVMATFVPHARRRRQRRDEAWAAARSAIEAARIRRDACVATVPEADDLLAGAEAVAANGGGPHAAERAERDARRAGSLWREAGSE; encoded by the coding sequence ATGTCGCCAAGCTGGCCGATCTGGCTCGCCGGGATCGTCGTGCTCGTGGCCGCGGGCGTCATGGCGACGTTCGTGCCGCACGCGAGGAGGCGGCGGCAGCGCCGCGACGAAGCGTGGGCCGCCGCGAGGTCGGCGATCGAGGCCGCGAGGATCCGCCGCGACGCGTGTGTGGCGACGGTGCCGGAAGCTGACGACCTCCTTGCGGGAGCGGAGGCGGTAGCCGCCAACGGCGGGGGACCGCACGCGGCCGAGCGTGCGGAGCGTGACGCGCGGCGCGCTGGGAGCCTGTGGCGGGAGGCAGGCAGTGAGTGA
- a CDS encoding endo-1,4-beta-xylanase, translating into MKSFRLITVALASLALLVPLPSAASSLPSGAHGHDESLRQAAPRGFRIGTAVAGGGHHETMPYPDPFTSDQPYRKLLGAEFSSVSPENQMKWEYLHPERDRYDFAAADAIVRFAQRHHQVVRGHTLLWHSQNPAWLENGDFTPAELRAILRDHVRTVVGRYRGQIQQWDVANEIFTETGALRTTENIWLRELGPGIVADVFRWAHQADPHAKLFFNDYGVESVNAKSDAYLALIQQLRAQGVPVHGFSAQGHLSLRYGFPADLETNLKRFSALGLSTAITEVDVRMDLPESGVPTDVQLAQQADYYQRMLSACLNVRGCDSFTIWGFTDKYSWVPVFFEGEGAATVMWNDFTRKPAYHALRSTLAAER; encoded by the coding sequence ATGAAGTCGTTCCGCCTGATCACCGTCGCGCTGGCCTCGCTGGCGCTGCTGGTCCCGCTGCCGTCGGCGGCTTCGTCCCTGCCGAGCGGCGCGCACGGGCACGACGAATCCTTGCGGCAGGCGGCGCCGCGGGGATTCCGCATTGGTACCGCGGTCGCCGGGGGCGGACACCACGAAACGATGCCCTACCCCGACCCGTTCACCTCCGACCAGCCGTACCGCAAGCTGCTCGGCGCCGAATTCAGCTCGGTCTCGCCGGAGAACCAGATGAAATGGGAGTACCTCCACCCGGAGCGCGACCGGTACGACTTCGCCGCCGCTGACGCGATCGTGCGGTTCGCCCAGCGGCACCACCAGGTCGTTCGCGGGCACACGCTGCTGTGGCACAGCCAGAACCCGGCCTGGCTGGAAAACGGCGACTTCACGCCTGCCGAGCTGCGTGCGATCCTGCGCGACCACGTGCGCACGGTGGTCGGCCGGTACCGGGGCCAGATCCAGCAGTGGGACGTGGCCAACGAGATCTTCACCGAGACGGGAGCCCTGCGCACCACCGAAAACATCTGGCTCCGCGAACTCGGCCCCGGCATCGTCGCCGACGTGTTCCGCTGGGCACACCAGGCCGATCCCCACGCGAAGCTCTTCTTCAACGACTACGGCGTGGAAAGCGTCAACGCCAAGAGCGACGCCTACCTGGCCCTGATCCAGCAACTACGCGCCCAGGGCGTGCCGGTGCACGGGTTTTCGGCCCAGGGGCACCTGAGTCTCCGTTACGGTTTCCCTGCGGATCTGGAAACCAACCTCAAGCGTTTTTCCGCGCTGGGACTGTCCACCGCGATCACCGAAGTCGACGTGCGCATGGATCTACCGGAAAGCGGCGTGCCGACCGATGTGCAACTGGCTCAGCAGGCCGACTACTACCAGCGCATGCTTTCCGCGTGCCTCAACGTCCGCGGCTGCGATTCGTTCACCATCTGGGGATTCACCGACAAGTACTCGTGGGTGCCGGTGTTCTTCGAAGGAGAAGGCGCGGCGACGGTCATGTGGAACGACTTCACGCGCAAACCGGCCTACCACGCCCTGCGCTCGACACTCGCCGCCGAGCGCTGA
- a CDS encoding transglycosylase SLT domain-containing protein — MLNYENLYHAPVHALEQAVEDWGRVIGKVEALGAELTDTVTQPLKASGWTGPAARTAMSFLGETSKEFGDAAEQARGIRDLLAEAHGRIKRNQDALYRIADHEAPAKGLKVDQNGKVTANPPVDPQDRSTWRGKDDIRDAIEEGRHAIEAIQTRINQVLRDASEADETAAWALRANLGGEKHDFNQPTHTSLAGAWNAGAWKSSVTGSGSFLDPHGKDILAAANKYGINPKVLAALLIQEGEGRSLGTKVPFDLFRRAESSGLVGNSVGIGQMQAGTAADLMAKYHGEKVGQDDIRGRLANDDRLAIDLAAANLHHLKSTYGISDEQAYTAYAADDKLIRAWLRDDTGYPGYGNMTERSDSFAKRYREANDVGGLVR; from the coding sequence ATGCTGAACTACGAGAACCTGTACCACGCACCGGTGCACGCCCTCGAGCAGGCGGTCGAGGACTGGGGCCGGGTGATCGGCAAGGTGGAAGCGCTGGGCGCCGAGCTGACGGACACGGTGACCCAGCCGCTCAAGGCCTCCGGGTGGACCGGACCCGCCGCGCGGACAGCGATGTCCTTCCTCGGCGAGACGAGCAAGGAGTTCGGTGACGCCGCCGAGCAGGCGCGGGGCATTCGCGACCTGCTGGCGGAGGCACACGGCCGGATCAAGCGCAACCAGGACGCGCTCTACCGCATCGCCGATCACGAGGCACCGGCGAAAGGGCTGAAGGTGGACCAGAACGGGAAGGTCACCGCGAATCCGCCGGTGGATCCACAGGACCGCTCCACCTGGCGCGGCAAGGACGACATCCGCGACGCCATCGAGGAGGGCAGGCACGCCATCGAAGCCATCCAGACGCGGATCAACCAGGTGCTGCGCGACGCGTCCGAAGCCGACGAGACCGCGGCGTGGGCGTTGCGCGCCAACCTCGGCGGCGAGAAGCACGACTTCAACCAGCCCACCCACACCAGCCTCGCCGGGGCGTGGAACGCCGGCGCCTGGAAGAGTTCGGTCACCGGCTCCGGCAGTTTCCTCGACCCGCACGGCAAGGACATCCTCGCCGCCGCGAACAAGTACGGCATCAACCCGAAGGTGCTCGCCGCCCTGCTCATCCAGGAGGGCGAGGGCCGTTCGCTCGGCACCAAGGTGCCCTTCGACCTGTTCCGGCGCGCGGAGTCGTCCGGGCTGGTGGGCAATTCCGTGGGCATCGGCCAGATGCAGGCGGGCACGGCGGCGGACCTGATGGCGAAGTACCACGGGGAGAAGGTCGGCCAGGACGACATCCGCGGCAGGCTCGCCAACGACGACCGCCTGGCGATCGATCTGGCCGCCGCCAACCTGCACCACCTCAAGAGCACCTACGGCATCTCGGACGAGCAGGCGTACACGGCGTACGCCGCGGACGACAAGCTCATCCGGGCCTGGCTCCGCGACGACACCGGCTATCCCGGCTACGGCAACATGACCGAGCGCTCGGACAGCTTCGCCAAGCGCTACCGGGAAGCCAACGACGTCGGCGGCCTGGTCCGCTGA
- a CDS encoding amidase domain-containing protein: MIDRHTGRRGWAKVVGMVTYQQLKAAKPATFAAAADDWLKLAKEAETAAENLYERGGNALGEQWSDTLGEKAGGHCRKIAQDFQAAGMAIRGVVTTLDSLATALAAAKRNLESAVAFATEGGLEVGGDGKVTVPSGSTDPKAEERAKRAGWLIWDAVNDATKIDEDAAASLKRLIQPASITKLMTQDELAKDILNDEVKKAGHTGLAMLRQTMPLNADARTQAEWWKSLGQDQRNQYLNAAPVQLYDMPGIPDEVKKNLVGTDGLNRVEMIRWAEKHGESGYSDVPGMENCTNFVSYAMNEGGMVPHDKTGDKGWNQDHQGLPKLPFAGSLDQYRQGDAWAAAQNHHDYMVKNGGESVSVPDARPGDLLYMRNEKGVIHHASVITAVTPDGEILYTQHNSNHTNIGLNHRLSHNETRTGAGDVPLVVRPHPNWD, translated from the coding sequence GTGATCGACCGGCACACCGGCCGGCGCGGCTGGGCGAAGGTGGTCGGCATGGTCACCTACCAGCAGCTCAAGGCAGCCAAGCCGGCCACCTTCGCCGCTGCCGCCGACGACTGGCTCAAGCTCGCCAAGGAGGCCGAAACCGCGGCGGAGAACCTCTACGAGCGCGGCGGCAACGCGCTCGGCGAGCAGTGGTCGGACACGCTCGGGGAGAAGGCGGGCGGGCACTGCCGCAAGATCGCACAGGACTTCCAGGCCGCGGGCATGGCGATCCGCGGGGTGGTGACCACTCTCGACAGCCTCGCCACCGCGCTGGCCGCCGCCAAGCGCAACCTCGAGTCGGCCGTCGCGTTCGCCACCGAGGGCGGTCTCGAGGTCGGCGGCGACGGCAAGGTGACCGTGCCGTCCGGATCCACCGATCCGAAGGCCGAGGAACGCGCCAAGCGCGCGGGCTGGCTGATCTGGGACGCGGTCAACGACGCCACCAAGATCGACGAGGACGCCGCGGCGAGCCTGAAGCGGCTGATCCAGCCCGCGAGCATCACGAAGCTGATGACGCAGGACGAACTGGCCAAGGACATCCTCAACGACGAGGTGAAGAAGGCCGGGCACACCGGGCTGGCCATGCTCCGGCAGACGATGCCGCTCAACGCCGACGCGCGGACCCAGGCGGAGTGGTGGAAGTCGCTCGGCCAGGACCAGCGGAACCAGTACCTGAACGCCGCACCGGTGCAGCTCTACGACATGCCGGGCATTCCGGATGAGGTGAAGAAGAACCTGGTCGGTACCGACGGATTGAACCGCGTCGAGATGATCCGCTGGGCCGAAAAGCACGGCGAGAGCGGTTACTCCGACGTGCCCGGCATGGAGAACTGCACCAACTTCGTCTCCTACGCGATGAACGAGGGCGGCATGGTGCCGCACGACAAAACCGGTGACAAGGGGTGGAACCAGGACCACCAGGGCCTGCCGAAGCTGCCGTTCGCCGGCTCACTCGACCAGTACCGGCAGGGCGACGCGTGGGCGGCCGCGCAGAACCACCACGACTACATGGTCAAGAACGGCGGCGAAAGCGTTTCGGTGCCCGACGCGCGGCCCGGCGACCTGCTGTACATGCGCAACGAGAAAGGCGTGATCCACCACGCGTCGGTGATCACCGCGGTCACCCCGGACGGGGAAATCCTCTACACGCAGCACAACTCGAACCACACCAACATCGGGCTCAACCACCGCCTGTCGCACAACGAAACACGCACCGGCGCCGGGGACGTCCCGCTCGTGGTCCGGCCCCACCCGAACTGGGACTGA
- a CDS encoding helix-turn-helix transcriptional regulator: MPKLRIHFTDLDLARTRLKLEIDLMWEIISSVQLLQHADGGLAFGPWRRRVREHAPRDGDLRAAIQTLMTVAPHATYFPDFLTPTPDISDIDTGVEAVLSTPPCRLREEIGRLQPTGSAETRWLAELADGKSAALRQLRQALRRYFKALIEPHLQVVEDGLRADRADGIQCYLRTGPEGLLRWLGPTMSWQPPVLTADYPVDRDLHLDGRGLVLIPSYFCLYHPVALADPLQRPVLVFPIRTESRLLAGGHGSGDHPGALLGTTRATILRSVTNGSTTTKLARQAGVTPATVSHHTSVLRDAGLITTDRHENFATHLITPLGLAVLTSNPDGTP; this comes from the coding sequence GTGCCGAAGTTGCGCATCCACTTCACAGACCTCGATCTCGCGCGGACGCGGTTGAAACTGGAGATTGACCTCATGTGGGAGATCATCAGCAGCGTCCAGCTCCTGCAGCACGCGGACGGCGGCCTGGCCTTCGGCCCATGGCGCCGCCGCGTGCGCGAGCACGCGCCACGGGACGGAGACCTGCGGGCGGCGATACAGACCCTGATGACAGTGGCGCCACATGCCACCTACTTCCCGGATTTTCTCACTCCCACACCGGATATCTCCGACATCGACACGGGCGTCGAAGCAGTTCTGTCGACGCCGCCATGCCGCCTGCGTGAGGAGATCGGCCGACTTCAGCCGACCGGCAGTGCGGAGACGAGGTGGCTGGCCGAACTGGCCGACGGGAAGTCGGCGGCGCTACGGCAGCTGCGGCAGGCCTTGCGCAGGTACTTCAAGGCCCTGATCGAACCGCACCTGCAGGTCGTCGAAGACGGCCTGCGTGCCGACCGCGCCGACGGGATCCAGTGCTACCTGCGGACCGGCCCCGAAGGGCTGCTGCGGTGGCTCGGGCCAACCATGAGCTGGCAGCCGCCGGTACTGACAGCCGACTACCCGGTCGACCGCGACCTGCATCTCGACGGCCGCGGCCTGGTGCTGATTCCCAGCTACTTCTGCCTGTACCACCCGGTAGCCCTCGCCGATCCACTGCAGCGGCCGGTCCTGGTGTTCCCGATCCGGACCGAGTCACGCCTGCTGGCCGGTGGTCACGGCAGCGGCGACCACCCGGGCGCGCTGCTCGGAACCACCAGGGCCACCATCCTGCGATCGGTCACCAACGGCAGCACCACCACCAAACTGGCGCGGCAGGCCGGCGTCACACCCGCCACCGTCAGTCATCACACCAGCGTCCTGCGCGACGCGGGACTCATCACCACCGACCGGCACGAGAACTTCGCGACGCACCTCATCACACCGTTGGGGCTCGCCGTGCTCACGTCCAACCCCGACGGCACGCCGTGA